The sequence CAGCCATCACCGCCGTGCGGCGCGCCGCCGACACCGTCCACGAAGCCTGCACCCGACTGATCGAACAGCGCACTTCGTGATTCCCCGTGTTCATGCACCTGGCTCCCGGACGATCGGCCTGCTCACCTATCTCTACGGTCCCGGCAAGCGCGAGGAGCACACCGACCCTCACCTCGTCGCCTCTTTCGACAGCATGTCCCCCGACCCGGGCCGCGACCCCAACGCCACACTCAAAGACCTGCAGACCCTCCTCGACCACCCCGTCCAGGCACTGCCCGGGCACGCCCGCCCCGCCAAGCACGTCTGGCACACCTCCGTGCGCGCGACCGCGGACGATCGGACACTCAGTGACGAGGAATGGGGAGAGATCGCCCGGCGCATCGTGGCCGCCACCGGCATCGACCCCGGCGACGGCCAACCCGGATGCCGCTGGGCCGCCGTGCGCCACGCGGATGACCACATCCACATCATCGCCACCCTGGTCTGCGAGGACGGCAGCCGACCCGACGACTACCGCTCCGGCAAACGCGCCCAGGCCGAATGCCGCCTGATCGAGAAGGAGTACGGCCTGCACCAGGTCACGCCCGGCGACGGTACCGCCTCCCAGCGGCCCACCAGCGCCGAGCGCCACAAGGCCGAACGCCTGGGCCGAGAGCGCACCGCTCGGGAGGAACTGCGCGAGACGGTACGGCGGGCTGTGGCCGGCGCGAAGAGCGAGGAGGAGTTCTTCGACCGGCTGGCCGCCGCCGGCCTGCTCATCCGCAAGCGGGCCGCGCCCTCCGGGGATCTACTCGGCTACAAGGTAGCCCTGCCCGACGACCTCAACAGGGATGGCCATCCTGTCTTCTACCCCGGCGCACGTCTCGCGCCGGACCTGTCCCTCCCCTGCATCCGAAAGCGCTGGTCCGCCGGCGCCGTCGCCCAGGACGCTGCCGACACCGCGACCGACCCGGCCGACCGCGCGAGACCGCTCACCGCGGCTGCCGCCCGCCGACGCACCGCCTCCGCCACCTGGCAGGCGGTACTGGTCGTCGAGTACGGCGAGGACGCGGTGGTCGCCGGACACATCGCCGCAGCCGGTGAGGTCCTCGACGCACTGGCGCAGACATCCGCCGCCCACACCCGCCACGCACTGCGCGACGCGGCTCGCGCGTTCGAGCGGGCCTCGCGTTCCCATGTCCGCGCCGAGCGCGGACACGACCGCGCCCTGCGCCAGGCCGCCCGCGACCTCGTCCACGGCGGCCCCGCCCACGGCCGCGGTGAAGACGGCGCGACGACAGCGATGGCGATCGACATGCTGTTCTTCCTCATCACCGCAGCCGGCCACTGGCACGCCAAGAAGGGCCACAACCAGCAGGCCACCGCAGCACACCGAGCCGCAGAGCACCTGCGCGCCGCCTACCAGAGCGCCGCTGCCCAACCCCTCGGCGCCCTGTACCGACACGGCCGACACCTGGGCCGCGCCCGGCTGCACCAACAGAGCACGGTGGTACACAAGGCCGTACCGGAACTGGCGG is a genomic window of Streptomyces sp. NBC_00414 containing:
- a CDS encoding relaxase/mobilization nuclease domain-containing protein, with amino-acid sequence MIPRVHAPGSRTIGLLTYLYGPGKREEHTDPHLVASFDSMSPDPGRDPNATLKDLQTLLDHPVQALPGHARPAKHVWHTSVRATADDRTLSDEEWGEIARRIVAATGIDPGDGQPGCRWAAVRHADDHIHIIATLVCEDGSRPDDYRSGKRAQAECRLIEKEYGLHQVTPGDGTASQRPTSAERHKAERLGRERTAREELRETVRRAVAGAKSEEEFFDRLAAAGLLIRKRAAPSGDLLGYKVALPDDLNRDGHPVFYPGARLAPDLSLPCIRKRWSAGAVAQDAADTATDPADRARPLTAAAARRRTASATWQAVLVVEYGEDAVVAGHIAAAGEVLDALAQTSAAHTRHALRDAARAFERASRSHVRAERGHDRALRQAARDLVHGGPAHGRGEDGATTAMAIDMLFFLITAAGHWHAKKGHNQQATAAHRAAEHLRAAYQSAAAQPLGALYRHGRHLGRARLHQQSTVVHKAVPELAERILAEPGWYALAATLADVEAAGHNPAALLIDATARRELGTADSISDVLVWRLRRVAELPASTSAVAPGVSITPAPAARPDRRTPRRPRRRP